agaaatttttcagataaaaGAGATATCAAATTAAATATGTATAAGGTGAATTTAATCTTGTATCCCATTTAATAAGCAGCGATAATCTGTCGGAAATGACTCGTGACTCGCAAGTTCATTACGTGTATAAATAGTAAACTTTGCGATTACTTCTACCGCAATATTGCTCCTTCGTTGAAAAGATATACTTGATAAATAGGTGTAATTattcatcaataattatttgAGCATTATTGGGCATTGCCTTGTATCCCTTTGACATACGGAGTCAACTGGAGACAGTTTCAggccattttagagcctccagaaattttttggaaattccagttcttcgagaaaatattataaaatctGATAAAATAAACTTCAGCACCTTCAAAGAACCCAATCGACCAATTACacgccaattttcaaaatatttctcaaattttcaataaatcgcaGATAAAATTCACGATCTCGCACTGGCAGAaaccggttttaaaaaaatcgagcaTAATCATCACTTACATAGGTTGGTAATACATATAAGCAGAAGCATCTAATCTCATTTGTAAGTTTTAAAGTTGAATCTGACGTAGGTAGTTattttaaggaattttttcgaaatctggaattttgaaaatatggctAGAGGCTTCGGAACGGGTTAAAACTACCTACAATCGACTCAGCGTGTTTAAAACGACATAATATAGctagaaaatgaatttcaggtttccaacttcattgagtcaaattttgtaagaattttaaattccaaaaaataaatgtgCTATGGtcttcaaaactgctcgaaatcatttccaatcgattcagggctcgaattttccatttttggacctttgattttcaaaaattggccaaaaatcgaaaaaataatgcttttggcaccaaaaattttggtaagtgatACATTTTCGATGCTCTTTTGATTTGCTTTGTCCGGAtcagaaatttttctatcaGTTTGGCAGGTACTTCTCTTGTACCTATAAGAAAACCCTTATTACTTTGTTTTCAACCCCTTCGGAGGTAGAAAGGGAAATAATAGAATGGTTCATTTAGGTACTCAAACAGTTTTATTCAACGATTGAGAGTGCACTATAcgctttctaaaaaaatatgactagaaacttggtcactttttttgcagattttaacGTGAAAACAAAATATCATTGAAAACGTTGCAATAGGAAAGCAGACAGGTAGAGCTATTCTTTTCAAAGATATGAtaccaatttataaaaaaatactctaATTTAGTAAAATGAGCATCGCCGACACGCACAACTGAtagcaaaataaaattgataggAGCACCCAATTGCATACAAGTAGGTAAGCAATTAGATGTTCCacgaattgataaaatttttgatttttaattggGATGGAAATTTTACGAGTACAATAAAATCTCTCAGTTTTGTTCTATTTCCAAATAAAACGTTATCGTTGCATGTCCTGTGttgtaataattttacattcgaagtgagaattttgagtttttatggtatatgtacatattactttgactacttattcatttttttgttctttagaaaatttccgtaatcccagttgaccaaatgcccagttgaccaaatgctagcaaattttacgctagcacgaatggtgccggaatttgagacactttttttaaaaatgctagcaaatcagtagtgattaggtcgcattagcgtagcagtattgagcacaaacagctagtgtatagctagcataaagctagcgaaaagctagcattttgttagcactttgcttgcaattctactacgtaaatgcgactaaattgcgactgatttgctagcatttttaaaaaagtgtctcaaattccggcaccattcgtgctagcgtaaaatttgctagcatgaggctagcattttgctagcgcaggaaaagtttgattatcaggaaaattatttttactaattatcttttaaaaatactaggagGTGTTTTCAATCAGGTCAATGTAGCTGGTAGTTctccaatatccaaaaataggcaactgacctcctacgctagctcaccgctagcatagcgctagtgaggtgtgccagagtaagtagagtggtagcactcttcttactatcatacaaattactaccttgagcttatattcagattgactacatactttatctaagagtagcaaagtataccatgagagagaacaacgctagcaatttgctagcattaagctagcgcttgagttagaagtctctttattaaaaaataaagtttttttttttaaattaaaaaattgccaaaatttaaaattgaaatatcaaacaaactaaaaataagaaatttcaaaaacatttgaacaacatttttaatgaacaaattatacattataaaaaatgaaataattacaagaatgatttttcaataatggaatattcttcaaaattattgttcaaagttgaaaagtagccaaaatggaaaggaaaaatacctacctgttaaaatgaaaagcattaacaaatttgaaatttttttaaaaatgaaaataaaaaaatcattgagaaacgaaaaattacgtatttaggtatctgttaaaaatatttaaaaattccatttaaaaaatgaagatatggaagtatttttctgaaaaatgggtgaaagagattcactgaagtttttctgtacttgcatgagtaggctatgaaggaaatgccagtgaaaaacatgctagaaaaaaaatgccacatacttgctcgcattttgctagaatctaattccatatagaaagctagctgaaaagtgagggcaatcagctagcgtttttctattgctagattgcaaagtaaaagctagacgagagagactagagatctgctcgcattttgctagcattagattgctagataaacgtaagcagataaatgcaagcgtattgctagtgtagaaaagcaagcaattatccgttagtaaaacgctagcattaagcaagcacaattagtgtgatacaaatgctagctgaaaaaagcgagagaattgctaaagaattgctagaacataatttgccagaaaaaaagtactagcaaattgctagctttttgcgaaagatttaatgctagctacaaaaaggtagaaaaatgctagcactttcccaaaacgtgagtaaaatgctagcaatacgctagcacttggtcaactgggtgctagcaaattttgtgctagcgtaaatggtgccggaatttgagacacttttttaaaaaaatgctagcaaatcagttgcgattaggtcgcattagagtagcagaattgcgcacaaatagctagcacgtagctggcacaaagctagcaaaaagctagcattttgttggcactttgctctgcattctgctacgtacatgcaactaaatcgcgactgatttgctagcaatttttgcaaaaagtgtctcatattccggcaccatttacgctagcgcaaattatgctagcaagaagctagcattttgctagcgtagaaaaactttgatcagtaaagtaattactattaattaatttttaaaaattctgggtgtttacctttaacaggtggtagttttccaggaaattccaaaaattaggcgactgtcccagctcagaggtagcataacgctagcatcttgggatagtataagaagagtgatgtcactcttcttacttttcaacaagataccaccttgagcttatattcaacttgatgacacactttatctaagagtagcaaactataccatgagagagatcgacgctagcaattcgctagcattatgctagcgcttatgttgaaaaatctctttattaaataaaaaatgaagtttttttttttaaatagaaaaattgtcaaaatttaaaatttgaaaatgaagtatcaaacaaaccatgaaaaggaaaaatttcaaaatttttgaacaacattttagtccacggcaatgggagtaattgcaccccctgccgatcctccgggacaactttttcctcaaaggggacatcctaaggaacattttaaagcaaacttgctgaaaaaaaaattggccttacttacaaaatggcggcaattttgattgaaaggtcagccgaaatcgcagaattcgcgtttcaacataggacgtgcacgaaatttttcaaaccttacaaacgtagatcgaaagatcatgcaaaaattcatcacctgtcaaaatttcaagtggtaaagtacctttttcgattttcggtgaattttcaaaaatcaaattttggccaaaatgtgagaaaaaatcaaaattttaccaaattgaccaagaaacctaacatttgggatataccctattttcgacatgccaaatcgatgggaaacggtttcaacttgttttgagcagttctgtatcctccagcagatttttgaaactcaaattgaagttgtaaagctcaaatttattctgaaaactaatttcaatacgctacgaagtactgcaggtgaatttcaagtcgttttggagcctccagcagatttttgaaactttaaattttcacaaaatttcatcaaactgagatggagagtcgaaattcattctgcaaactaattttaatacgctacgaagtcgactgcttgtggatttcaagtcgttttggagcctccagcgaattttcgaaggttgtatggcgttttttggaaaattggaatttcctaaaagtagctggaagcttcaaaaccatttgaaacctgcgaagtaaatttcagcttgccaactccaattgattaattaatgttgtgggaatttcaagtttcaaaagcctactggaggctctaaaatgacttgaacccacctgaagtcgtcttcagagggtgttaaaattggagtgtagagtaaactacagctttccatgtccatttgatgaaattttgttgtcccctttaagaaaaaagttgccccggaagatcggcggggggggtgcaattactcctattgtcatatgcaggaatatttttaatgatttttgtatgcgcgctgagggatggaaaagatacttgctcgcatttgctacaataaataacgcagaaaaaggtttattggtgagaaatgcgtaagatctggtagcacgttcctatcatttgactataaagaaaacgccaagtcaccagatgcagaaactagagatatgcttacatttttctagagccagatggctaagtaaatgctagctcagagatgcaagaatattacctgaagtttcctatcataaaactgtgagcaggtacatattagtcagtgatacgctggcattaagcgagcaggtatagattgaggcaaaagctagctgagatatgcgagaatattgcttgaactttcttggcatagaattgcaagcaagtatccatcagtgatacgctagcatcaggcaagcatgtatgaagtgaagtaaaagctagctgagatatgcgagaatattgcttgaactgtcctagcatagaattgcgagcaagtatccgctagtaatacgctagcataaggcgagcaagttaaagtgaagtaaaagctagctgagagtcgctggaaaacagctcgaaaattgctagaattgaatttgctagcgaaaaactgcaagaaaatcgcttacttttagcgagataattattgctggccacaaaaagcgagtaaattgctagcaacttatcaaaacgcgaataaaacgctagctttttgctagcatgtggtcaactgggatcATGAATTCGTTACAAATTGTTTTGGTATTCAGCCTCTCAATAACTTTCGCCTTTGCTGATCCACCATCGCAATCACAGTCGCCGGTAGTTTTAGAAGATAAGGATAAAAAGGCGACCGAAGAATGCAATGCAACTATTCCAGTTCAAAGACgtaagtttttcaaatatttagcTCCTGAGAACTGTTGAATGATCGATTGATTgaatgtacctacgtaataaaTTTGATGTTGTATGGGAAAGCGTAATTAAGAAAGTATGCGAGATTTTAATGCATATTAATTTCATCTTATTGacctaaatgaaattttgcagatACCCGTACGGTACTCGGCTCAGCCATTGCCACTGGTAGTACATTTCGATTGACCCAAGACgaaaaagtaaatatgtatttttcattttattcgttcTTACTCACTCTTTAAGCCTCAAAATAGTCCTTTTTTCAGgacaagattttcaaaaaagtcataatttttgtcaaaattgccaaaaatacttacctaagtacatttattttttaaaattgcataaagagaatttctcgtgaaaattgtcaaagaagTTCTTCTTggagcttgaaatttccaaagaagtcctacttttcaacatTGCAATAAAGTTTcatttatttgtaaaattttgctaacaattacctacctactttttttttcaaacttacaaaaaaatttctattttatatTGCCAGTattggtttcaaaaatgttccacttttttgccaaaattgtgagtgtcatttttttcaccaaagttGAGAACAGAAGTGTTAGTTTTCTTATCAATGTTgcattcaatttttgctttttctaaaaactgaaaaatgtcctgcttaTTTGTCCTACTTTGAAATATTATATTCTATGAAAAAGCGTAAGAAACTCGCTATTCAATAAAGGAATAGACCGATGTTTTGATAACAATAGCCCAggcaaatagcagaaaaaaatgggcgaacccaaacataattgcaaacaaaggtttttttggtgaatattgtctagggtggtgggtggtgtgctgaacaacatactaaaagtccccccaccccacgagctaaccccccccccatggatcaaagcccccaaaatcagtttttcatcaagaactcctgaaatattgaattttgaataaaatgagccgagtgatcatttcatctcctccccaatacctatcgaatgagctatcgaccaactccctagcctcaagggggtggcgctacgacccctcaaagtgatgtgatttcaataattttacattttatgatttgggacttgtaccctgttctaattgataaaatgaagtcaaacttgggaaatgggattcttttgggagctagagttgacctggccaaaatcataccatcggacagtaccctatctgtgatcaacatatccaaatttcagcttcatagatcatccccactccttttaagatagaaaacccgaaaataggggcaaaaataaggggatttttagcttaattccgctttaaatggagtggagatgacctaggaagctgaaatttggatatgtagatcacagatagggtgctgtctgatggtatgattttggacccttttcatccatttggggtcatgttatgcccctccaaaaaaaatgacctttctgtaattttcaactttgaccctccccactccagaggtcaactctagctcccaaaggaatcccatttcccaagtttgacttcattgtatcaattagaacaggttacaagtcccaaatcataaaatgtaaaattattgaaatcacatcactttgaggggtcgtagcgccaccccccttgaggctagggagttggtcgatagctcatttgataggtatttgggaggagatgaaataatcacttgggctcattttactcaaaattcaatatttcaggagttcttgatgaaaaactgattttggggggctttgatccatgGGGGGGgtttagctcgtggggtaggggcggggacttttagtatgttgttcagcacaccgccctagacaatattcaccaaaaaaacctttgtttgtaattatgttagggtcaaattgcatattgactggGCTACAATATTATACAAAGCCTTGATTTCATCAAACGATAAATTTTAACATTACGTTAAATATAGAAAATCGGGACCAAGACATTTCGATAGCCTAATATTAAACAAATGATAACTTTATCAAGTGGATTATTCCCAATTcccacgaagaaaaaaaaaacaaaataattattctaatCAAATCAGGTACATAGAAAGATAAAATTggatttaaattatttttgactgCTTAAATCGTAAATCACAAAACACTCAGTCATACCAGGATatgcttttattttgaaaatttgcttttttctaTCGACATTTGAGAACACGatttcctacattttttttaaaatttttcacatcctaaattcaaaaaagttctacTGAAAGTCCCCTGcagttaacattttttttttttttcaagtctgatagaaaaatttcattttttgtgtcaAGATTAGGTACTGACTCTCAATTCACCCCCTGTTCAAAACAACCGTCTTCCGGTTCTCCTAATTACTTTTCTGTTTCagaattctttttaaaaaatacatatatataatTATATTGGCTCTCAAAAGTCGATAggtaaagtttttcaaattttcgaattctgTATCAGAATTCACCAACATGACAcaattttcaaaggaaaattTCTGCGCCTGGAAAGAAATGTAGGGATCTGAAGAGCTctactttttcatcatttggaTAGAGGGAGAAAGAAAGAAGagtcaaaattattgaataggAATCTCATTTCAGTACAActcctacctacctattggaaaGTTTTATCGTCTATAcctattttatgtttttgtttcagtGTTTTTTGAACTGTTTCCTCCAAAAAGTTGGCTTCGTAAGTATAAAATAGTTGTCACATATTCGTCGGTATACCTAGACAATAATTTTGGAAttcattcgtttattttttattctgattttttcattattctagCTCGACGCAAATACTAGTAGCATAAGAAACGGTCCAGGATTAGTTAATTATACGCTCAGACATTCGCCCGAACTCGTGAAATACAGCGATGTATTGATCGCGCAAATATTCCAGATAAACAGAGTAACCAGAGGTAAATctaatactttttaaatttctcacTCAATCGACACTTCAACGCATGAAAAGCAATTTCAATTATGATAGATGTGTAGATGTACCTAGatcaactaatttttaaaaacttgcctTATGGCATTCgccaatcaattttttatgcgcAGGTTTTACTGATAATTGTTTCAAAGCTTACCTAATTTATCACCAATTTGCACAGTAAGTAAAACTTCTCTAATCTCgaatcaataaaaaatactcTGCCATTTTTACACATTACTCATACCTTTTGCACACATTTCAGGAATATTTTTGTATTGGCGATAGCAGACGGTTTGCAGAGTTACTCTGGAGTTAAAGATAAACTTACAACCGCCACGCAAACTGGACAAGACGTAAATCCAGATCTTTCGaaacaaattaatgaatttcttggatttttcgATACTTTGGTAACATCAATCGCCAAAGAAGCACCATAAACATATTCAACGAGTTATTGATTTGAAGTGTTATTTATTTATGCGCCtgtataattttgttttaagcac
The sequence above is a segment of the Planococcus citri chromosome 3, ihPlaCitr1.1, whole genome shotgun sequence genome. Coding sequences within it:
- the LOC135838562 gene encoding uncharacterized protein LOC135838562: MWSTGIMNSLQIVLVFSLSITFAFADPPSQSQSPVVLEDKDKKATEECNATIPVQRHTRTVLGSAIATGSTFRLTQDEKCFLNCFLQKVGFLDANTSSIRNGPGLVNYTLRHSPELVKYSDVLIAQIFQINRVTRGFTDNCFKAYLIYHQFAQNIFVLAIADGLQSYSGVKDKLTTATQTGQDVNPDLSKQINEFLGFFDTLVTSIAKEAP